In one window of Fictibacillus phosphorivorans DNA:
- a CDS encoding DMT family transporter, whose translation MKNGVWLAILSSFIFSIMNALVKAVSLTIPYSESVFFRSLIGTIIIFIIMKKKKVAFSKTGVPMLMVRGVFGALYLLAYFYTIAKIPLADASILAHLSPIFAVVLAGLFLKEKLTKTLLYILPVVLAGAFLLIKPQEFSSYSMYALIGVGSAFFAACAATSIRYLSSRHHAYEIVFYFLATATIVSIPLMWNQFVIPSPLELFYLICIGVVSLVGQLFLTSAFTHENVIVVEVTRYIGIVFNAFWGFLFWSEIPDGQTILGGMLIIASCIFLSRRRSLEAKIDKLRVNKLVMNTNAKR comes from the coding sequence ATGAAGAACGGTGTTTGGCTCGCCATTCTGTCTTCCTTTATTTTCAGTATTATGAACGCTCTCGTTAAGGCAGTAAGTTTAACGATTCCTTATTCAGAAAGTGTATTCTTTAGAAGTTTGATAGGCACAATTATCATCTTTATTATTATGAAAAAGAAAAAGGTAGCCTTTTCAAAAACGGGTGTACCGATGCTTATGGTTCGAGGAGTCTTTGGGGCGTTGTATCTTTTAGCTTATTTTTATACAATCGCTAAAATACCGTTAGCAGATGCGAGTATTCTAGCTCATTTGTCTCCAATTTTTGCCGTAGTATTAGCAGGTTTGTTTTTAAAAGAAAAGCTAACGAAAACGCTTCTCTATATTCTTCCTGTCGTGTTAGCAGGGGCTTTCTTGCTGATTAAACCACAAGAATTCTCGTCCTATTCCATGTATGCGCTAATTGGTGTAGGAAGTGCTTTTTTCGCAGCTTGTGCAGCCACTTCTATACGCTATTTAAGCAGCAGACATCATGCTTATGAAATCGTATTTTATTTTCTCGCTACAGCAACAATAGTTAGTATACCTTTAATGTGGAACCAATTTGTAATACCTTCACCATTAGAACTGTTTTATCTGATCTGTATCGGAGTTGTATCTTTAGTAGGACAGCTATTCTTAACAAGTGCATTTACGCATGAAAATGTTATTGTTGTCGAGGTTACCCGTTACATTGGAATCGTCTTTAACGCTTTTTGGGGCTTTTTATTCTGGTCAGAGATTCCAGATGGTCAAACGATTCTAGGAGGTATGTTAATTATTGCTTCATGCATCTTCTTATCTCGTAGACGATCATTGGAAGCAAAGATAGATAAACTAAGGGTAAATAAATTAGTGATGAATACAAATGCTAAAAGGTAA
- a CDS encoding amino acid permease has protein sequence MKKTTENLQRTMTSRHIMMMALGGSIGAGLFKGSSAAIDTAGPSVVLAYLIGGIILLFVMQGLAEMAVQNSGARTFRDLVQSVLGMFPAYFLDWIYWKMWVLNIAAEAVVAAIFLQYWFPDTPIWMLAFLVSIAVTIVNLLSVKIFAETEYWLALIKISVIVIFILSGLLLLFVSFGGHAAPNFTNLTDQGGFFPNGSAGLMTAMLVVIYSYGGTEIIGVTLAETKNPEKVVPKAVRSTLTRIIAFYLFPFFIIVGLIPWDQVNGVNESPFVMVFQMIGIPGADHVMNGVILLAIISSMNSGLYGSSRVLYTQAVDGRVPGIFARLSSKKVPFIAILMCTASLYAGVLISIFAGDKTFNYLMGSLGYTVLFIWLIISFAHLKSRKNNEQLSGYYVKWFPYTTWVAILSLFAILIGIVLTTSVIITGVTLGIYLLISATYMFRRKSLNTKIEKVAS, from the coding sequence ATGAAAAAAACCACAGAGAACTTACAACGAACGATGACTTCTCGTCATATTATGATGATGGCTCTTGGTGGCAGTATCGGAGCGGGACTTTTTAAAGGAAGCAGTGCCGCTATTGATACAGCAGGTCCTTCCGTTGTTCTAGCCTATTTAATCGGTGGAATCATCTTATTATTTGTGATGCAAGGTTTAGCAGAGATGGCTGTTCAAAACAGTGGTGCCCGAACGTTTCGTGACCTTGTTCAATCCGTATTAGGCATGTTCCCCGCTTATTTTCTTGATTGGATCTATTGGAAGATGTGGGTGTTAAACATTGCGGCAGAAGCTGTAGTAGCAGCGATTTTTCTTCAATATTGGTTTCCTGATACCCCAATTTGGATGCTAGCTTTTTTAGTCTCAATCGCCGTTACGATCGTAAATCTGTTATCCGTTAAAATATTTGCTGAAACGGAGTATTGGTTAGCCCTTATTAAGATCAGTGTCATCGTCATCTTTATTCTTTCAGGACTTTTGCTTTTATTCGTATCGTTTGGTGGCCATGCTGCACCGAACTTCACGAACTTAACAGATCAAGGAGGTTTCTTCCCGAACGGTTCAGCCGGTCTTATGACAGCTATGTTAGTGGTGATTTACTCGTATGGTGGAACGGAGATTATCGGTGTAACCTTAGCTGAAACGAAGAATCCAGAAAAAGTAGTACCAAAAGCTGTTCGCAGTACATTAACTCGCATCATAGCCTTTTACTTGTTTCCGTTCTTTATCATTGTTGGTTTAATTCCTTGGGACCAAGTAAACGGTGTGAATGAAAGTCCTTTTGTTATGGTGTTTCAGATGATTGGAATTCCTGGTGCTGATCATGTAATGAATGGTGTGATTCTGCTTGCGATCATCTCATCGATGAACTCAGGCTTATACGGTTCATCACGTGTGTTATATACGCAAGCCGTTGACGGTCGAGTTCCTGGGATTTTCGCACGACTTTCATCTAAGAAAGTTCCATTTATCGCTATTCTCATGTGTACAGCTTCTCTATATGCAGGTGTACTTATTTCTATTTTTGCAGGAGACAAAACCTTTAACTATCTTATGGGTTCACTCGGCTATACTGTATTATTCATTTGGTTGATCATTTCCTTCGCTCATTTGAAATCAAGAAAAAACAATGAACAGTTATCGGGTTATTATGTAAAATGGTTTCCTTATACAACTTGGGTTGCGATTCTATCTTTATTTGCAATACTAATCGGAATCGTGCTCACAACTTCTGTTATTATCACTGGCGTAACATTAGGAATTTATTTGCTGATAAGCGCGACTTATATGTTTAGAAGAAAATCACTCAATACAAAAATAGAAAAGGTTGCAAGTTAA
- a CDS encoding DUF2785 domain-containing protein, which produces MATLFQSNTIVEGTELLALLTSINNKEKTWEDVDQEVVLDAMILHIGSPNSDLREMVYRSFYMSIIHNQLDYETVKKLLDYSLKHLLFKGIGESGTDSVFTRAFTTILIAVIIHKDIEVNFLSKETLIEVKNEIKKYIELERDVRGYVPVKGWAHSIAHVADTCDELIKSEKIAEVEYFSIVEVLLKKYCTTPNGFLHGEDERVVTAVLAMLKKEVGLEELNQFVESIPGLLKSQKEELSSEKYWFVMANCKSLLKSLFIGVSDDLLCVSLQQTIRKSLSQI; this is translated from the coding sequence ATGGCGACATTGTTTCAAAGCAACACAATCGTAGAAGGAACCGAATTGTTAGCACTCTTAACTTCTATAAATAACAAAGAAAAGACATGGGAAGATGTGGATCAGGAAGTTGTTTTGGATGCTATGATCCTTCATATTGGGTCACCAAATAGTGATCTGAGAGAGATGGTTTACCGATCGTTTTATATGTCAATTATCCACAATCAGCTCGACTACGAGACAGTAAAGAAACTTCTAGATTATAGTTTAAAACACCTTTTATTTAAAGGAATAGGCGAAAGTGGGACAGATTCTGTTTTCACACGAGCTTTCACGACGATATTAATCGCTGTAATTATCCATAAAGATATTGAAGTGAACTTTCTTTCAAAAGAAACACTTATTGAAGTGAAAAATGAAATCAAAAAGTACATAGAATTGGAACGAGATGTTAGGGGTTATGTACCCGTAAAAGGTTGGGCACACAGCATTGCTCATGTGGCGGATACGTGCGATGAACTGATCAAAAGTGAAAAAATTGCTGAAGTTGAATACTTTTCTATCGTCGAAGTGCTTTTGAAAAAATATTGTACGACACCGAATGGTTTTTTGCATGGAGAAGATGAGCGCGTTGTTACAGCTGTTCTTGCCATGCTGAAAAAAGAGGTTGGATTAGAAGAATTAAACCAATTTGTTGAAAGTATTCCCGGTCTTTTAAAATCTCAAAAAGAAGAATTGTCATCTGAAAAGTACTGGTTTGTGATGGCTAACTGTAAATCACTATTAAAAAGCCTCTTCATAGGGGTTAGTGATGATCTGCTATGTGTTTCACTACAACAAACTATTCGAAAAAGCTTATCACAAATTTAA
- a CDS encoding winged helix-turn-helix transcriptional regulator — protein MKISTHDDGKLKCSIEYTLQKIGGKWKTVILWHLAVDGTLRYNELRSMLTGVTHKVLSQQLKELEEEGFVDRKSYNTVPPRVEYSLTSFGSTLLPILKQMHDWGTEHGDLA, from the coding sequence ATGAAGATATCAACACATGATGATGGTAAATTAAAATGTTCGATCGAATATACATTGCAAAAAATCGGTGGTAAATGGAAAACAGTTATTCTATGGCACTTAGCTGTGGATGGTACATTGCGGTACAACGAATTAAGAAGTATGCTGACGGGTGTTACACATAAAGTGTTATCGCAGCAATTAAAGGAATTAGAAGAAGAAGGCTTTGTTGATCGAAAATCATATAATACGGTTCCACCAAGAGTTGAATATTCATTGACTTCATTTGGCTCAACCTTACTGCCCATCTTAAAACAGATGCATGATTGGGGAACAGAGCATGGAGATTTGGCATAA
- a CDS encoding lactoylglutathione lyase family protein, translating into MPIYPRTFSHIGLSVPNLEEAIKFYTEVFGWYVIMEPSDVENDDTPIGQMCRDVFGDDWETFRIAHLATGDKIGVELFEFPHNEKPENNFEYWKTGLFHFCIQDPDIEGIVEKIKEYGGKQRMPIREYYPNEKPYKMVYVEDPFGNIFEIYTHSYELTYSQGAY; encoded by the coding sequence ATGCCAATCTATCCAAGAACATTCTCTCATATTGGTTTATCCGTGCCAAATTTAGAAGAAGCCATAAAATTTTATACAGAGGTATTCGGGTGGTACGTTATCATGGAGCCTTCTGATGTAGAGAATGATGATACACCGATCGGACAAATGTGCCGTGATGTATTCGGTGATGACTGGGAAACTTTCCGAATTGCTCATCTAGCTACAGGTGACAAGATCGGAGTTGAACTGTTCGAGTTTCCTCATAACGAAAAGCCGGAAAACAATTTCGAGTACTGGAAGACAGGTTTGTTCCACTTTTGTATCCAAGACCCTGACATCGAAGGGATCGTTGAGAAAATTAAAGAATATGGCGGCAAGCAGCGCATGCCGATTCGTGAGTATTATCCGAACGAAAAACCATATAAAATGGTATATGTAGAAGATCCATTCGGCAATATCTTTGAAATCTATACACATAGCTATGAGCTTACCTATTCTCAGGGAGCTTACTAA
- a CDS encoding DUF6843 domain-containing protein, translating to MKKYIIVAISLLFLAGCSFNKQETTNNIFLIPEGFEGSIFTFYNMPDEPPLKKEDDYTVIPVKEKTLDVLKDTEISQYGVSFTSTKDMIYGVVNDKYYYVDKNGKRKEINDQCISLGSNGGFSGKNGEDIKYSVIQVTSSSCGPSFKENGRNDFNAQVNHVGKYYFQKLAIKK from the coding sequence TTGAAAAAATATATAATTGTTGCGATATCCCTATTGTTTTTAGCAGGCTGTAGCTTTAATAAACAAGAGACTACAAACAATATCTTTTTGATTCCAGAAGGTTTTGAAGGCTCTATTTTTACGTTTTATAACATGCCTGACGAACCCCCGTTAAAAAAAGAAGATGATTATACGGTTATTCCAGTTAAAGAGAAAACTTTGGATGTGTTAAAAGATACGGAGATCAGTCAGTATGGCGTTTCATTCACGTCAACGAAGGATATGATCTATGGGGTTGTGAATGATAAATATTATTACGTTGATAAAAACGGAAAACGAAAAGAAATCAACGATCAGTGTATCAGTCTTGGATCGAACGGTGGTTTTTCCGGCAAAAACGGTGAAGACATTAAGTATTCTGTTATTCAAGTAACTTCTTCTAGCTGTGGTCCTTCGTTTAAAGAAAACGGAAGAAATGATTTTAATGCGCAAGTGAACCATGTAGGAAAATATTATTTTCAAAAGCTAGCTATAAAGAAATAA
- a CDS encoding pentapeptide repeat-containing protein, which translates to MTKKFKIDLPKIQGHLEEARFRDLYLEEDPYLHDCSITGAFLENEEIDKLILSKVKFNNVTLIHSSFYKIDMTDVVFENCDLSNTNFKEGILYRVHFKDCKLMGVDLEKANLRNVTFENCKLDMSEFVETDLKPVLFDQSSLKHANFYETKLNTVKFESCNIEEIDFSETSLNGIDISTCKFNTIHVNLTSLKGCTVSRDQAIVFSTLLGLQVKED; encoded by the coding sequence ATGACAAAGAAATTTAAAATAGATCTGCCTAAGATTCAAGGGCATTTAGAAGAGGCTCGGTTTCGAGATCTGTATTTAGAGGAAGATCCTTATCTTCACGATTGCTCGATCACAGGAGCATTTTTAGAGAATGAAGAAATCGATAAGCTGATTCTTTCTAAAGTAAAATTCAATAATGTAACGCTCATTCATTCAAGTTTTTATAAAATTGACATGACAGATGTGGTATTTGAAAACTGTGATCTTTCTAACACGAATTTTAAAGAGGGTATTCTGTATCGCGTCCATTTTAAAGACTGCAAACTGATGGGTGTTGATCTAGAAAAAGCGAATCTTAGAAATGTGACGTTTGAAAACTGCAAGTTAGACATGAGTGAATTTGTAGAAACAGACCTAAAGCCCGTTTTATTCGACCAATCCTCACTTAAACATGCAAACTTTTATGAAACAAAACTGAATACAGTAAAATTTGAGTCGTGTAATATCGAGGAAATCGATTTTTCAGAAACTTCTTTGAACGGAATTGACATTAGTACGTGTAAATTCAATACCATTCATGTAAACCTCACAAGTTTAAAGGGATGTACCGTATCCCGGGACCAAGCCATCGTGTTTTCCACATTGTTAGGATTACAAGTAAAAGAGGATTAA